The stretch of DNA ATATCACCTTTATGCGTTAATCCAGGTTCACGGAAGTGCACCTGATCATCAATTACTCCCGGAAGTAGAAACTTTCCAGCAGCATCAATAATCTGATCCGCATCTTCAGATATTCCGGATTGTATTTTAGAGATTATATCATTTTCAATTAAAATATCGCTTTCGAAGGTTTTTCCTTCATTTACGATTGTTACATTTTTGATAAGGGTCCTCATTTACTTTTCTTTAGACTTTAGATTCCTTACAAAATTAAGGTTTATGAATGAATTTTAATATCCTTGATAAAAAATCAATTTCTAAATATTTACATTTGCAAAAAATTTCGCATTTTGAAAAAACTTCTTAACGAAACTATTATCTATGGAATCGGGGCAATAATGCCAAGAGTAATCTTGTTTATTCTGAATCCTTTATATATTAATCAGATTGAAAATAAAGACTTTGCTATATTTTCAAATTTATATGCTTTAATATCTTTCGTTAATATCATGTTATCTTTTGGGTTTGAAACTGCTTTTTTCCGTTTCTCTGCAGAAAAGGATAATGAGAAGAAAACATTCAACACTTCATTCTGGTTTTTATTTGGTTTATCTACGCTTTTCCTTTTAGGATGTTTATTATTCAGTCAGACTATTGCAGATACGCTGGAATATTCTAGTAACCCTGAATACATTCGCTGGTTCGCATGGATTGCCTTTTTCGATAATCTTTGTGTTATTCCTTTTGCTTGGTTGCGTTATAATAATAAACCGATAAAATATTCACTGGTTAGAGTTCTTCAATCATTTTTCCAGACTATTGTAACCGTTGCTTTATTCTTATATATCCCTTTAAGTGTATCTCAGGGGTTTGGTCTAAAAGAAAAAGTATCATTTCCATTTTACAGTAATCTGGCAGCTAGTTTATTAGGTTTTATATTATTACTACCCATTGTATTTAAGGTGCAGTTTCAATTCTCCGTCGATCTTTTTAAAAAGATGATTAAATATTCATGGCCCATCATGATTGCCGGACTTGCTTTTATGTTTAATGAAAATTTTGACAAGGCCATACAGATATTCTATATTCCTAATGAAGATGCCGGAGCCTACGGTGGGTGTTATAAGCTTGCAGTCTTAATGACTCTGTTTGTCACAGCATATAGAATGGGAATAGAGCCTTTCTTCTTTAAGCAGATGAGCAATGAAAATGCTAAAAATACATACGCTAAAGTAACAGAATACTTCACTTTTTTTGCATCTACCGTCGCTATGGGAATTATTGCCAATATTTCATGGTTAAAACAAATTCTTATTCCGAACAGCACTTATTGGATTGCTATTGATATTATTCCAATCATCGTCATTGCCAACCTATGTTTTGGAATCTATTATAATTTTTCAACCTGGTATAAAGTAATAGACAGAACCAAAGTAGGAACTATCATTTCTTGGCTGGGAGCCGGTATTACCATTGTTCTCAATCTACTGTTCCTTACCAAATATGGTTTTATGGTTTCCGCATGGGTTACGTTTATCGCTTATTTTGTCATGATGATCACGTCTTACCTACTAGGACAAAAATATTACCCCATTCCATACCGAATTAAGAAAATGACTTTCTTCCTAGGGCTGTTAATGGCTTTTAGCTTTATTATCGTTTATTTCTTCAATTACAATTTTTGGGTTGGAAATATCCTGTTTCTACTGTATGCAGGAATTCTGATATATACTGAAAAAGACATGTTATTGTCAAGAATCAGAAAAAATTAACATTTGGTCTCTATTTTGATGCTAAACAACATTATTAAAA from Chryseobacterium piperi encodes:
- a CDS encoding oligosaccharide flippase family protein translates to MKKLLNETIIYGIGAIMPRVILFILNPLYINQIENKDFAIFSNLYALISFVNIMLSFGFETAFFRFSAEKDNEKKTFNTSFWFLFGLSTLFLLGCLLFSQTIADTLEYSSNPEYIRWFAWIAFFDNLCVIPFAWLRYNNKPIKYSLVRVLQSFFQTIVTVALFLYIPLSVSQGFGLKEKVSFPFYSNLAASLLGFILLLPIVFKVQFQFSVDLFKKMIKYSWPIMIAGLAFMFNENFDKAIQIFYIPNEDAGAYGGCYKLAVLMTLFVTAYRMGIEPFFFKQMSNENAKNTYAKVTEYFTFFASTVAMGIIANISWLKQILIPNSTYWIAIDIIPIIVIANLCFGIYYNFSTWYKVIDRTKVGTIISWLGAGITIVLNLLFLTKYGFMVSAWVTFIAYFVMMITSYLLGQKYYPIPYRIKKMTFFLGLLMAFSFIIVYFFNYNFWVGNILFLLYAGILIYTEKDMLLSRIRKN